The Arthrobacter sp. NicSoilC5 genome has a window encoding:
- a CDS encoding aldo/keto reductase produces MSTTTAGGTSTELVPGVQIPLIGLGTWPLMGEDASAAVSQAIASGYRHIDTAENYGNEEAVGEGIRRSGIDRGRLFLTTKFNTRWHSRTGVQEAFAEATRRLGTDYLDLFLVHWPNPAQGRFVEACEGLQQLMDDGCIRAWGVSNFKPAHLQRVQAAGLRVPLNQIQVDPEHGQPAQLGWHAGHGILTAAYSPLGRNGSFLSHPAISGPARELGKTPAQIVLRWHVQHGRVAIPKSAHRERQRENLDVFNFTLTPPQLAAIDALETGAPPRLDSDTYFH; encoded by the coding sequence ATGAGCACCACCACCGCAGGCGGAACCTCCACCGAGCTGGTGCCGGGCGTGCAGATCCCGCTCATCGGCCTGGGGACCTGGCCGCTGATGGGTGAGGATGCGTCCGCAGCCGTTTCGCAGGCCATCGCCAGCGGCTACCGCCACATCGACACCGCCGAAAACTACGGCAACGAGGAAGCCGTGGGTGAAGGAATCCGCCGCAGCGGAATTGACCGGGGCCGGCTCTTCCTCACCACCAAGTTCAACACCCGGTGGCACAGCCGGACCGGCGTCCAGGAAGCCTTCGCGGAAGCAACCCGGCGGCTCGGCACGGACTACCTCGACCTGTTCCTGGTCCACTGGCCCAACCCCGCCCAGGGACGGTTCGTGGAAGCCTGCGAGGGACTCCAGCAGCTGATGGATGACGGGTGCATCCGCGCATGGGGTGTCTCCAACTTCAAGCCCGCCCACCTGCAGCGTGTGCAGGCCGCGGGGCTGCGGGTCCCCCTGAACCAGATACAGGTTGACCCCGAACACGGCCAACCGGCACAGCTGGGCTGGCACGCCGGGCACGGGATCCTGACCGCTGCCTACAGCCCGCTGGGCCGCAACGGCAGCTTCCTCAGCCACCCGGCCATCAGCGGCCCGGCTCGGGAACTTGGGAAAACACCGGCACAGATCGTCCTGCGATGGCATGTCCAGCACGGCCGCGTCGCCATCCCCAAGTCGGCACACCGGGAACGCCAGCGCGAAAACCTGGACGTATTCAATTTCACCCTGACGCCACCGCAGCTCGCCGCCATTGACGCGCTCGAAACCGGTGCGCCGCCGCGCCTCGACTCCGACACCTACTTCCACTAA
- a CDS encoding helix-turn-helix domain-containing protein, producing MTALDQGTPRFSASAIREFRPGRPTEPEWTELLESLWKERSLLVDDFLERFSAISYGEALVPEEDVYRTAADTMDMFLYQMAGLELPPDLQALPREVAARRARQGVPLDAFLEAIRNDFRVLWKGLERVARDKGIGVLVANMDRVLDAVEGYVSSIQQAYAEEEARLTRNKQLYRQRLLSRLFNAELGGSRGVQDLAAALGVQATGTFEVLAVTLDAVAQALQQFESDHRTYVYENTGVLYLFRQQRKGRTWQEEGPGFPAGYVPDVEGLDAVPSAAASALVLAQQKRRGTGLATLEDAWMGIASGLLEQKFPGFSSPIKQALDKCTPLERQRLLEVARSYGRTGSIKETSEELFCHRNTVVNRLHSLHEVIGLDLTVPAEAARALVALSRYKEFAS from the coding sequence ATGACAGCACTTGACCAGGGCACCCCGCGCTTCTCCGCCTCGGCTATAAGGGAGTTCCGTCCAGGCCGGCCCACAGAGCCGGAATGGACAGAGCTGCTGGAGAGTCTGTGGAAGGAACGGTCCCTGCTGGTGGACGACTTCCTCGAGCGCTTCTCCGCCATTTCCTATGGTGAGGCCCTGGTTCCCGAGGAGGACGTCTACCGCACCGCCGCGGACACCATGGACATGTTCCTCTACCAAATGGCCGGATTGGAACTCCCACCGGACCTGCAGGCCCTCCCCCGTGAAGTGGCAGCCCGCCGGGCCCGCCAAGGCGTCCCTCTGGACGCATTCCTTGAAGCCATCCGCAACGACTTCCGCGTTCTGTGGAAGGGGTTGGAACGTGTTGCCCGGGACAAAGGGATCGGCGTCCTGGTGGCCAACATGGACCGGGTCCTGGACGCCGTCGAAGGCTATGTCAGCAGCATCCAGCAGGCGTATGCCGAGGAAGAGGCCCGGCTGACCCGGAACAAGCAGCTGTACCGCCAGCGCTTGCTTTCCCGGCTGTTCAACGCTGAACTGGGCGGCTCCCGCGGAGTGCAGGACCTTGCGGCGGCCCTCGGGGTGCAGGCCACAGGAACCTTCGAAGTGCTCGCGGTTACATTGGACGCCGTGGCCCAGGCCCTGCAGCAGTTCGAGTCGGACCACCGCACTTATGTGTACGAGAATACTGGAGTCCTGTATCTCTTCAGGCAGCAACGCAAGGGGCGAACCTGGCAAGAGGAAGGGCCCGGCTTTCCTGCCGGGTACGTACCCGATGTCGAGGGGCTGGATGCTGTCCCGTCCGCCGCAGCATCGGCCCTCGTGCTGGCGCAGCAAAAGCGCCGGGGCACAGGACTGGCGACACTCGAGGACGCATGGATGGGGATCGCGAGCGGCCTCCTGGAGCAGAAGTTCCCGGGCTTCTCCTCACCCATTAAGCAAGCACTGGATAAGTGCACGCCTCTTGAACGTCAGCGCCTGCTGGAGGTGGCGCGCAGCTACGGGCGGACGGGGTCCATCAAGGAGACGTCGGAGGAGTTGTTCTGCCACCGCAACACCGTGGTCAACCGCCTGCATAGCCTGCATGAGGTCATAGGCCTTGACCTCACCGTGCCGGCAGAGGCCGCGCGGGCCCTCGTCGCCCTTAGCCGCTATAAGGAGTTTGCCAGCTGA
- a CDS encoding YciI-like protein, with product MHAVLEYTYADDYLESRGQYRSDHLRAGWEAVERGELLLGGAIGEGPFKGLLIFTGENPLEAAKAFAAADPYVINGVVTSWSASPWTTVLGNEAATPVHP from the coding sequence ATGCACGCCGTACTTGAATACACCTACGCGGACGACTACCTCGAAAGCCGCGGGCAGTACCGCTCAGACCACCTCAGGGCGGGGTGGGAGGCGGTGGAACGCGGCGAGCTCCTGCTCGGCGGCGCAATCGGCGAAGGCCCCTTCAAAGGGTTGCTGATCTTCACCGGCGAGAACCCGCTCGAGGCCGCAAAAGCCTTCGCAGCCGCAGACCCCTACGTCATCAACGGCGTGGTGACGTCCTGGAGTGCCAGCCCGTGGACCACGGTGCTGGGCAACGAGGCCGCCACACCGGTTCACCCGTAG
- a CDS encoding nucleoside deaminase: MTHEQPHLLAPELDSADLPAFEAAYQAAQKGLAEGGIPIGASIARGGVVFASGHNQRVQNADPIAHGEMSALRSAGRQRSYRDTTLYTTLAPCAMCAGTIIQFKIPRVVVGEARTFDGELELLRSRGVEVVVLDDQRCVDMMAAFQADKPELWAEDIAE; this comes from the coding sequence ATGACCCACGAGCAGCCACATCTCCTTGCGCCGGAACTGGACAGCGCCGACCTTCCCGCATTCGAAGCCGCCTACCAGGCAGCGCAAAAAGGCCTGGCCGAAGGTGGCATCCCCATCGGGGCTTCGATCGCGCGGGGCGGCGTGGTGTTTGCGAGCGGACACAACCAACGGGTCCAGAACGCGGATCCGATCGCGCACGGGGAAATGTCCGCACTGCGCAGCGCCGGACGGCAGAGGAGCTACCGGGACACCACGCTGTACACCACCCTGGCCCCGTGTGCCATGTGCGCCGGAACCATCATCCAGTTCAAGATTCCCCGCGTTGTGGTGGGGGAGGCGAGGACGTTCGACGGCGAACTGGAGCTTTTGCGGTCACGCGGGGTCGAGGTGGTGGTCCTGGATGATCAGCGTTGCGTGGACATGATGGCTGCGTTCCAGGCCGACAAGCCGGAGCTGTGGGCGGAGGACATCGCCGAGTAG
- a CDS encoding ArgE/DapE family deacylase → MLSDDQTLRILDAVDAAFDAQLSFTQDLVKHPSLRTREGSAQDLMFAAMAGRGLEMDRWELDAEGLSAHEGFGPVTVSYEGMTNVVGTYRPATERSRSLILNGHIDVVPEGPSEAWSRYPWDAPIIDGWMHGRGAGDMKAGLAANLFAFDAVRAAGFEPAGRIHFQSVIEEECTGNGSLSAHLRGYRADAVIIPEPEEDMLVRANVGVLWFKVRVTGNPTHPREMGTGFNAIDAAYTAISALREVEEKWNADRGQHRYFEGLDHPINFNFGGIAGGDWPSSVPAWCEFDVRAAIYPGISAEQAWSELQECLTSLGRGPSPINAVGVKTGFFSEGYVLEPGSEAEAMLERTHSQVFGRELESFTTPGYLDGRVFALYADTPALVYGPVSEAIHGFDERVSVESIRRITKSIALFIAGWCGIDEKPGPPRER, encoded by the coding sequence ATGCTTAGTGACGACCAGACCCTTCGGATCCTGGACGCCGTAGACGCCGCCTTTGATGCGCAGCTGTCCTTCACCCAGGACCTGGTCAAACACCCGTCGCTGCGCACCCGGGAGGGGAGCGCCCAGGACCTGATGTTCGCGGCCATGGCCGGCCGTGGCCTGGAAATGGACCGGTGGGAGCTGGACGCCGAGGGCTTGTCTGCCCATGAGGGCTTCGGGCCTGTGACGGTGTCCTATGAAGGGATGACAAACGTGGTGGGCACATACCGCCCGGCCACCGAGCGCAGTCGGTCCCTCATCCTCAACGGACACATCGATGTGGTCCCCGAAGGCCCCTCCGAGGCCTGGTCCCGCTACCCCTGGGATGCCCCGATCATCGACGGATGGATGCACGGCCGCGGCGCCGGCGACATGAAGGCAGGCCTGGCTGCCAACCTCTTCGCCTTTGACGCCGTCCGTGCCGCAGGGTTTGAGCCCGCTGGCCGCATCCACTTCCAGTCCGTCATCGAGGAGGAATGCACAGGCAACGGCTCGCTGTCCGCCCATCTGCGCGGCTACCGGGCCGACGCCGTCATCATCCCCGAGCCCGAGGAGGACATGCTGGTGCGCGCCAATGTAGGCGTGCTCTGGTTCAAAGTCAGGGTGACCGGCAACCCGACTCATCCGCGCGAGATGGGCACCGGCTTCAACGCCATCGATGCGGCGTATACGGCGATCTCGGCGCTGCGCGAGGTCGAGGAAAAGTGGAACGCGGACCGCGGACAGCACCGCTACTTCGAAGGCCTGGACCACCCCATCAACTTCAACTTCGGTGGAATCGCGGGCGGCGACTGGCCTTCCAGCGTCCCGGCCTGGTGTGAGTTCGATGTGCGGGCGGCGATCTACCCCGGCATCAGCGCGGAGCAGGCCTGGTCCGAACTCCAGGAGTGCCTGACTTCCTTGGGCCGCGGTCCGTCGCCGATTAATGCGGTAGGCGTGAAGACAGGCTTCTTCTCGGAGGGCTATGTGCTGGAGCCCGGGAGCGAGGCGGAGGCCATGCTCGAGCGCACGCATTCGCAGGTCTTCGGCCGGGAACTGGAAAGCTTCACCACACCGGGCTACCTCGATGGCAGGGTCTTCGCCCTCTATGCCGATACGCCGGCGCTGGTGTACGGCCCGGTTTCTGAGGCAATCCACGGGTTCGACGAGCGGGTCTCGGTCGAATCCATCCGCCGGATCACCAAGAGCATCGCCCTGTTCATTGCCGGCTGGTGCGGTATTGACGAGAAGCCGGGCCCGCCTCGGGAGCGTTGA
- a CDS encoding MFS transporter: MTTSNSLPSTVGAPPVISGKDAGKIARAAFVGTALEWYDYYLFGTAAALVFNRLFFTNMDPTAALLASFATFGVGFAARPIGAMIFGYIGDRYGRRPALLTTIVMIGAATAFIGLLPDFGSIGLAAPIMLAVLRLVQGLAVGGEWGGAVTMAVEHAPVEKRGRYAALVQVGSPVATLLASGAFSLVLLFPSEAFDAWGWRIPFLIAFPMLGIALWIRLKVEESPIFKDLLAQGETAKVPAFEVFRHAGGRLVVAVLAALLGVGGFYMITTFAVSYGSNTLKVDRNVMVNATLVAAVAQIGVTFLMGRLAEKIGPGKVTMWGGIVSAVAAFPLFAMIDTKSPLMITLAITVGIMLIAVAYAVNGALLTELFPAKLRYSGVALGYNIAGATSGFMPLLATAMLGISGNQSWGAALILAIISLLTAVGGFLGERLRVQDKKLVAES; the protein is encoded by the coding sequence GTGACCACCTCAAATTCACTCCCCTCCACCGTAGGTGCTCCTCCGGTAATCTCAGGCAAAGACGCAGGAAAGATTGCCCGTGCCGCCTTCGTCGGGACCGCGCTGGAATGGTACGACTACTACCTCTTCGGCACGGCCGCGGCCCTGGTCTTCAACCGGCTCTTCTTCACCAACATGGACCCCACCGCGGCTCTGCTGGCCTCTTTTGCCACGTTCGGCGTCGGCTTCGCCGCCCGCCCGATCGGAGCCATGATCTTCGGCTATATCGGTGACCGTTATGGACGCCGGCCGGCCCTGCTCACGACCATCGTCATGATCGGCGCGGCGACGGCGTTCATCGGCCTGTTGCCGGACTTCGGCAGCATCGGCCTGGCTGCACCAATCATGCTGGCGGTATTGCGCCTGGTGCAGGGCCTGGCTGTCGGCGGCGAATGGGGCGGCGCCGTGACTATGGCGGTCGAGCACGCACCCGTCGAGAAGCGTGGCCGGTACGCCGCGCTGGTACAGGTCGGCTCTCCGGTGGCGACGCTGCTGGCCTCCGGCGCGTTCTCGCTGGTCCTGCTGTTCCCGTCCGAGGCCTTTGACGCCTGGGGCTGGCGCATTCCATTCCTGATTGCCTTCCCCATGCTGGGCATCGCGCTCTGGATCCGGCTCAAGGTGGAGGAATCCCCCATCTTCAAGGACCTGCTTGCCCAGGGCGAAACGGCCAAGGTCCCGGCCTTCGAGGTGTTCCGCCACGCCGGCGGCCGCCTGGTCGTGGCAGTTCTCGCCGCGCTGCTCGGCGTCGGCGGTTTCTACATGATCACCACCTTCGCCGTCAGCTACGGTTCGAACACGCTCAAGGTGGACCGGAACGTCATGGTCAACGCGACTCTGGTTGCCGCGGTAGCCCAGATCGGCGTTACTTTCCTCATGGGCCGGCTGGCCGAGAAGATCGGGCCTGGCAAGGTCACCATGTGGGGCGGCATCGTCAGCGCCGTCGCCGCGTTCCCCCTCTTCGCGATGATCGACACCAAATCCCCGCTGATGATCACGCTGGCCATCACCGTCGGCATCATGCTCATTGCGGTGGCCTACGCCGTCAACGGCGCACTGCTGACCGAGCTGTTCCCGGCCAAGCTGCGCTACTCCGGCGTGGCCTTGGGCTACAACATCGCCGGTGCCACCAGCGGGTTCATGCCCCTGCTGGCCACCGCCATGCTGGGTATTTCCGGCAACCAGTCCTGGGGCGCGGCCCTGATCCTGGCGATCATCTCCCTGCTCACGGCAGTCGGCGGGTTCCTGGGTGAGCGCCTGCGCGTCCAGGACAAGAAGCTCGTCGCCGAAAGCTAG
- a CDS encoding amidohydrolase: protein MPVDLLIRNARILTQDASCPAATSLLIHDGKILEVDPGADLAALAVRTIDAAGTTIVPGFNDVHAHSVWFGLGLMEADAGAAASLDEVYRIIADAAAGMAPEEWVVASGYSPLLLGGQQPDRDRLDEAAGGRPVWIKHSSGHACTLNGVALELVSARADLSAPIDGGAVVVGDDGRPTGLLEENAMRLVQDILLPYPLETIEHALDLATSHYLAEGITSVTDAGIAGGWIGYSPREFAAYQNARDKGLLSVRMQPMLVMDALHNVAGHANDPASRSLDAGIRTGLGDDWLRLGPVKIFSDGSLLGSTAYMTEDYVGCTHNHGYLQMDADQLRESALEAYRAGWAIAMHAIGDHAIDHAIDIITEAQETFGINLQPNRIEHGGVVRPDQLDRIAAAGIVLVPQPHFITEFGDGMAQLLGPKRTNWSYPAKSLLERGVTLPGSSDRPVSNGRPLDVMQSFVERLTPSRQVYGPDERITAAEALAAYTTGSAAATGTGHIKGRLAPGYLADMVFLDQDPTAVAPSDIAATRVLATMVGGQIRFGAENLPAPVRTADLEAALTGKETP, encoded by the coding sequence ATGCCCGTCGATCTCCTGATTCGAAACGCACGCATCCTGACCCAGGATGCTTCCTGCCCCGCCGCGACAAGCCTGCTCATCCACGACGGCAAAATCCTCGAGGTTGATCCCGGCGCCGACCTGGCGGCCCTGGCTGTCCGGACCATTGATGCCGCCGGGACCACGATTGTCCCCGGGTTCAACGACGTGCATGCACACAGCGTGTGGTTCGGTCTAGGCCTGATGGAGGCAGATGCAGGGGCAGCGGCAAGCTTGGACGAGGTCTACCGGATCATCGCCGACGCCGCCGCGGGGATGGCCCCCGAAGAATGGGTGGTGGCCTCCGGCTACAGCCCGCTGCTTCTCGGCGGGCAACAACCGGACCGCGACCGGCTGGATGAGGCTGCCGGGGGGCGTCCGGTGTGGATCAAGCACTCCTCGGGCCACGCCTGCACACTCAATGGCGTGGCGCTGGAGCTCGTATCAGCCCGGGCCGATCTCTCCGCCCCGATTGACGGCGGGGCCGTCGTCGTGGGCGACGACGGCCGCCCGACCGGGCTGCTTGAGGAAAATGCCATGCGGCTGGTGCAGGACATCCTCCTGCCGTATCCGCTGGAGACCATTGAGCACGCGCTGGATCTGGCGACGTCGCACTACCTCGCCGAAGGTATTACGAGCGTTACGGATGCGGGCATCGCCGGCGGCTGGATTGGCTATTCGCCCCGCGAGTTCGCGGCCTACCAGAACGCCCGCGACAAGGGTCTTCTCAGCGTCAGGATGCAGCCGATGCTGGTCATGGATGCCCTCCATAACGTGGCGGGCCACGCCAACGATCCAGCCTCCAGGAGCCTGGACGCCGGAATCCGCACAGGATTGGGCGACGACTGGCTTCGGCTGGGTCCGGTGAAGATCTTCAGTGACGGTTCGCTCCTGGGCAGCACGGCCTACATGACCGAGGACTACGTCGGCTGCACCCACAACCACGGCTACCTGCAAATGGACGCGGACCAGTTGCGGGAATCAGCGCTCGAGGCGTACCGGGCGGGCTGGGCAATTGCGATGCATGCCATCGGCGACCACGCCATCGACCATGCGATTGACATCATCACGGAGGCGCAGGAGACCTTTGGGATCAACTTACAGCCCAACCGGATTGAGCACGGCGGGGTGGTCCGCCCCGATCAGCTCGACCGGATTGCCGCGGCCGGCATTGTGTTGGTGCCGCAGCCGCACTTCATCACCGAGTTCGGCGACGGCATGGCCCAACTGCTCGGCCCCAAGCGCACCAATTGGTCCTACCCCGCCAAGAGCCTGCTGGAACGCGGTGTCACGCTGCCGGGAAGCTCGGACCGTCCGGTCTCCAACGGCAGGCCCCTGGACGTCATGCAGTCCTTCGTGGAGCGGCTGACCCCGTCACGCCAGGTCTACGGCCCGGACGAAAGGATCACGGCGGCTGAGGCCCTGGCCGCCTACACCACGGGATCAGCAGCCGCCACGGGCACCGGCCACATCAAGGGGCGTCTGGCCCCGGGGTACCTGGCCGACATGGTGTTCCTGGACCAGGACCCCACCGCAGTGGCCCCCTCGGACATCGCCGCCACGCGGGTACTGGCCACCATGGTGGGTGGTCAGATCCGCTTCGGCGCGGAAAACCTACCGGCGCCGGTCCGCACCGCAGACCTTGAGGCAGCCCTGACAGGGAAGGAAACCCCATGA
- a CDS encoding TIM barrel protein, whose translation MTHTPPRPVGLAQLSLLNTAPPDLVGIAAQAGFDFIGVRVRPVTPTERPYDLQPGSPMLTETLARMQDTGVTVRDIEFLLLDGSDQRDAWLRMMEAGQALGASSITVAGGDPDAGRLLTTLSAMTEDGRDFGITPTLEAISYQPVASIAQAADLAGRAGCNIVVDTLHFNRFVGAGAGGQWDALRAHAALVPLLQLCDGPVARPASRDALIAESRSEREVPGEGGFDLAGVVAALPAGLPVSAEAPSDRRVAELGELEWARRLKSGVDTVLAKADALRESGTPTKAGVQ comes from the coding sequence ATGACGCACACCCCGCCCCGGCCCGTCGGGCTGGCCCAACTCTCCCTGCTCAACACCGCCCCGCCGGACCTCGTTGGCATCGCCGCCCAGGCGGGATTCGACTTCATTGGCGTGCGGGTCCGTCCGGTAACCCCCACGGAACGGCCCTATGACCTGCAGCCGGGCTCGCCGATGCTGACGGAAACCCTGGCACGCATGCAGGACACCGGCGTCACCGTACGGGACATCGAATTCCTGCTGCTGGACGGCAGCGACCAGCGGGACGCCTGGCTGCGGATGATGGAAGCCGGCCAGGCACTGGGCGCCAGCTCCATCACTGTTGCAGGAGGGGATCCCGACGCCGGGCGGCTGCTCACCACGTTGTCGGCCATGACCGAGGACGGCCGCGATTTTGGCATCACCCCCACCCTCGAAGCCATCTCGTACCAGCCGGTTGCGTCCATTGCCCAGGCAGCCGATCTCGCCGGCCGGGCAGGCTGCAACATCGTGGTGGACACGCTGCACTTCAACCGCTTCGTGGGTGCCGGCGCCGGCGGCCAGTGGGATGCGCTGCGCGCCCACGCAGCCCTTGTGCCGTTGCTTCAACTGTGTGACGGCCCGGTGGCACGGCCGGCCAGCCGGGACGCGCTCATCGCCGAATCCCGGTCGGAACGGGAGGTCCCCGGCGAGGGCGGGTTTGACCTTGCCGGGGTGGTGGCGGCACTTCCGGCCGGCCTTCCGGTCAGTGCGGAGGCGCCGTCGGACCGGCGCGTCGCCGAACTGGGTGAGCTGGAGTGGGCGCGGCGGCTTAAGTCCGGCGTGGACACGGTGCTGGCGAAGGCCGACGCGCTGCGCGAATCAGGGACGCCCACGAAGGCGGGTGTCCAATGA
- a CDS encoding FAD-dependent oxidoreductase, with product MMSPSQTPSRLPDLDCDVLVIGSGAGGLSAAVTAAYHGLKVVVVEKAAVCGGATSWSGGWAWTPGNPLAKAAGVNEDRELFRTYLRHRLGRHYQEDRVDAFLEAVPHMVGFFHNKTSLQFVPGAKIKDIYGDTPGAGTGHRSVGPKPINARRIKPALRARMRHQLYETSFLGMGIMAGPDLSKFLSASQGDIRGIFHAGWRVGFHLLDLLAYRRNMQLVNGTALTGRLLKSADDLGVDIRVSTPARHLLTDESGKVTGAVVSSPHGELRINASRGVVLAAGGFPNDVGRRQALFPKTPTGREHWTLAPKETTGDGITMAQEVGARFETGVASPAAWCPVSLVPYRNGRTGTFPHIMDRAKPGSIGVRRDGKRFVNEANGYYDYVEGLLAATPDGEPAEAWQIADAAFVRKYPLGMAKPLPVPLFPYLRSGYLKRGKTIEELAVACGIDPQALARTVADFNDNARRGVDPDFNRGATEFNKYGGDSGNTPNPSLRPLEKGPFYAVKILPGSFGTFAGLAADARARVLDTDGHPIEGLYVAGNDQASVMGGHYPAGGINLGPALTFGYIAGRDLARATHYEDDGAPAQNQPVQQ from the coding sequence ATGATGTCCCCTTCACAAACTCCTTCCCGGCTCCCGGACCTGGACTGCGACGTCCTGGTGATTGGTTCCGGCGCGGGCGGCCTGTCCGCCGCCGTGACCGCCGCCTACCACGGACTGAAAGTCGTCGTCGTCGAGAAAGCCGCCGTCTGCGGCGGTGCCACCTCCTGGTCCGGCGGCTGGGCCTGGACGCCCGGAAACCCGCTGGCCAAAGCCGCCGGCGTCAACGAAGACCGTGAACTCTTCCGGACCTATCTGCGCCACCGCCTCGGCCGGCACTACCAGGAAGACCGGGTGGACGCGTTCCTGGAAGCCGTTCCCCACATGGTGGGTTTCTTCCACAACAAGACCAGCCTGCAGTTCGTGCCCGGAGCCAAGATCAAGGACATTTACGGGGACACCCCGGGCGCCGGAACCGGGCACCGCTCCGTGGGTCCAAAACCGATCAATGCACGCCGGATCAAGCCCGCGCTCCGGGCCAGGATGCGCCACCAGCTCTACGAAACCTCATTCCTGGGCATGGGCATCATGGCGGGACCGGACCTGTCCAAGTTCCTCTCCGCCTCGCAGGGGGACATCCGGGGGATCTTCCACGCCGGCTGGCGGGTGGGATTCCACCTCCTGGATCTCCTTGCCTACCGGCGCAACATGCAGCTGGTCAACGGCACCGCGCTCACCGGCCGGCTGCTCAAATCGGCGGACGACCTGGGCGTGGACATCCGCGTCTCCACCCCGGCCCGGCACCTGCTCACCGATGAGTCCGGGAAGGTGACGGGCGCCGTCGTAAGCTCCCCGCACGGCGAACTCCGGATCAATGCCTCCCGCGGCGTCGTCCTGGCCGCCGGGGGCTTTCCCAACGACGTCGGCCGCCGCCAAGCCCTTTTCCCCAAAACACCGACCGGCCGGGAGCACTGGACCCTGGCGCCGAAGGAAACCACGGGGGACGGCATCACCATGGCCCAAGAGGTGGGTGCCCGCTTCGAGACCGGGGTGGCGTCCCCGGCCGCGTGGTGCCCGGTGTCGCTGGTCCCGTACCGGAACGGACGCACCGGCACCTTCCCGCACATCATGGACCGGGCCAAGCCGGGCAGCATCGGGGTGCGGCGGGACGGCAAGCGGTTCGTCAACGAGGCCAACGGCTACTACGACTATGTGGAAGGCCTGCTGGCTGCCACCCCGGACGGCGAACCCGCAGAAGCATGGCAGATCGCCGACGCCGCGTTCGTGCGCAAGTACCCGCTGGGCATGGCCAAACCGCTGCCGGTGCCGCTCTTCCCGTATCTCCGCAGCGGATACCTGAAAAGGGGCAAGACCATCGAGGAACTTGCCGTGGCCTGTGGCATCGACCCGCAGGCCCTGGCCAGGACCGTTGCGGACTTCAACGACAACGCACGCAGAGGGGTCGACCCCGACTTCAACCGCGGCGCCACCGAGTTCAACAAGTACGGCGGTGACTCCGGGAACACCCCCAACCCCTCGCTGCGTCCCCTGGAGAAGGGGCCGTTCTACGCGGTGAAAATCCTCCCGGGATCTTTCGGAACCTTTGCGGGGCTGGCGGCCGATGCCCGGGCGCGCGTCCTGGATACCGACGGGCACCCCATCGAGGGCCTCTATGTCGCCGGCAACGACCAGGCCTCGGTCATGGGCGGACACTACCCGGCCGGCGGGATCAACCTTGGCCCTGCCCTGACGTTCGGTTACATCGCCGGCCGCGACCTTGCCCGCGCCACCCACTATGAGGACGACGGCGCGCCCGCGCAGAATCAGCCCGTGCAACAATGA